In a single window of the Frondihabitans peucedani genome:
- a CDS encoding ABC transporter ATP-binding protein — protein sequence MSLDVTGLAVEIGGRRVVDDLSFRVGDGARLGLIGESGSGKSLTVLSAIGLAPEEAVVTGSVLLDGRELIGLPERELARVRGSQIGTVFQDPLSALNPLHTVGRQIAEPLRLHERLPKREARLRAVEAAREVGLPDPETVVDLYPHQLSGGQRQRVGIAIALIARPALILADEPTTALDVTTQEEILALFRRLVDERGASLVFVTHDLAVLAQVTDEVVVLSEGRAVERGRVATILHAPEHPVTRGLVEAARATTWSAS from the coding sequence ATGAGCCTCGACGTGACAGGCCTCGCCGTCGAGATCGGCGGCCGCCGGGTGGTCGACGACCTCTCGTTCCGCGTCGGCGACGGCGCCCGCCTCGGCCTGATCGGCGAGTCGGGCTCCGGCAAGTCGCTGACAGTGCTCTCGGCGATCGGACTCGCCCCCGAGGAGGCCGTCGTGACCGGCAGCGTCCTGCTCGACGGCCGAGAGCTGATCGGGCTCCCCGAGCGCGAGCTCGCCCGCGTCCGCGGCTCGCAGATCGGCACGGTGTTCCAGGATCCCCTCTCCGCTCTGAACCCGCTGCACACGGTGGGTCGTCAGATCGCCGAGCCGCTCCGCCTCCACGAGCGCCTGCCGAAGCGCGAGGCCCGCCTCCGCGCGGTGGAGGCCGCGCGCGAGGTCGGGCTGCCGGACCCCGAGACCGTCGTCGACCTCTACCCGCACCAGCTCTCCGGCGGTCAGCGGCAGCGCGTCGGCATCGCCATCGCGCTCATCGCGAGACCGGCGCTCATCCTGGCCGACGAGCCCACCACCGCCCTCGACGTGACCACCCAGGAGGAGATCCTCGCGCTGTTCCGGCGCCTGGTCGACGAGCGCGGGGCGAGCCTCGTGTTCGTGACCCACGACCTGGCGGTCCTGGCGCAGGTCACCGACGAGGTGGTCGTGCTCTCGGAGGGCCGGGCCGTGGAGCGGGGCCGGGTGGCGACGATCCTGCACGCCCCGGAGCACCCCGTGACGCGCGGGCTCGTCGAGGCGGCCCGAGCGACCACCTGGAGCGCCTCGTGA
- a CDS encoding ABC transporter permease — translation MSALAGRPARRRTLFIELLRRPAGVAAAAWIALLLVSAVVSSFWTPVDPFATDPYSAWKTPSLQHLFGTDSIGRDIFSYVFAATRTTMIVAVLAGVLASVVGIALAALGSLTTRWVRESTAVLIDILIAFPTILIAMLLASIVGGSLGVVVTAVGIGYGVNIARVSRGEIRRIGRTDYVLAARASGVGPAGVLLRHLLPNVAPTFVVQLSLAMATSILAEAGLSYLGFGASASTTSWGRLLNDLQVYIAIHPGSVVWPGLAITLTVLAFNLLGDALRDASDPRLRSSRLARLTTEETR, via the coding sequence GTGAGCGCCCTCGCGGGGCGGCCCGCGCGGCGCCGCACCTTGTTCATCGAGCTCCTCCGGAGGCCCGCGGGCGTGGCTGCTGCCGCCTGGATCGCCCTCCTCCTCGTCTCGGCCGTCGTGTCGAGCTTCTGGACTCCCGTCGACCCGTTCGCGACCGACCCGTACAGCGCCTGGAAGACGCCGTCGCTCCAGCACCTCTTCGGCACCGACAGCATCGGCCGCGACATCTTCAGCTACGTCTTCGCCGCCACCCGCACGACGATGATCGTCGCCGTGCTCGCAGGCGTGCTGGCGTCGGTGGTCGGGATCGCCCTGGCGGCGCTCGGCTCCCTCACGACGCGGTGGGTGCGCGAGTCGACGGCCGTTCTGATCGACATCCTGATCGCCTTCCCGACGATCCTCATCGCGATGCTGCTGGCCTCGATCGTCGGCGGGTCGCTCGGCGTGGTCGTCACGGCCGTCGGCATCGGCTACGGCGTGAACATCGCGCGGGTGTCGAGGGGCGAGATCCGCAGGATCGGCCGCACCGACTACGTCCTGGCGGCGCGCGCTTCCGGCGTCGGCCCGGCGGGGGTCCTCCTCCGGCACCTGCTGCCGAACGTCGCGCCGACGTTCGTCGTCCAGCTGTCGCTCGCGATGGCGACGTCGATCCTCGCCGAGGCCGGCCTGTCGTACCTCGGCTTCGGGGCGTCCGCGTCGACGACCTCGTGGGGACGACTCCTGAACGACCTGCAGGTCTACATCGCGATCCACCCCGGCAGCGTCGTCTGGCCGGGGCTCGCGATCACGCTCACCGTCCTGGCCTTCAACCTGCTCGGCGACGCGCTCCGCGACGCCTCCGACCCGCGGCTGCGGTCCTCGCGCCTCGCCCGCCTGACGACGGAGGAGACCCGATGA
- a CDS encoding ABC transporter ATP-binding protein, which translates to MSGAPSTLSARGLRLAYDDRVVADDLSFDVPDGELTVVIGPNACGKSTLLKALARTLKPRAGTVTLDGRPLPSYHSKEVAKRLGMLPQSPIAPEAISVRDLVGRGRFPHQGLFRQWSAADEEAVAQALLATDIVDLADRGVAELSGGQRQRAWIAMALAQQTELLLLDEPTTFLDIAHQYEVLELCARLHREGRTLVVVLHDLNQAARYATHLVVMKDGRIVAQGTAGDVLTADLVSDVFGLPCEIIDDPQTHTPLVVPLSRATA; encoded by the coding sequence ATGTCCGGCGCCCCCTCGACCCTGTCCGCCCGAGGCCTGCGACTCGCCTACGACGACCGCGTCGTCGCCGACGACCTCTCGTTCGACGTCCCCGACGGCGAGCTGACCGTCGTGATCGGGCCGAACGCCTGCGGCAAGTCGACCCTCCTGAAGGCGCTCGCCCGGACGCTGAAGCCGCGCGCCGGGACGGTGACGCTCGACGGCCGCCCCCTGCCGTCGTACCACTCGAAGGAGGTGGCGAAGCGCCTCGGAATGCTGCCGCAGAGCCCGATCGCACCGGAGGCCATCAGCGTCCGCGACCTCGTCGGACGAGGCCGGTTCCCGCACCAGGGGCTCTTCCGGCAGTGGTCCGCCGCCGACGAGGAGGCCGTCGCGCAGGCCCTCCTCGCGACCGACATCGTCGATCTCGCAGACCGCGGCGTCGCCGAGCTCTCGGGCGGGCAGCGCCAGCGCGCGTGGATCGCCATGGCCCTCGCCCAGCAGACCGAGCTGCTGCTGCTCGACGAGCCGACGACGTTCCTCGACATCGCGCACCAGTACGAGGTCCTCGAGCTCTGCGCACGGCTCCACCGCGAGGGGCGGACCCTCGTCGTCGTCCTTCACGACCTCAACCAGGCGGCCCGCTACGCCACACACCTCGTCGTGATGAAGGACGGCAGGATCGTCGCCCAGGGCACGGCGGGCGACGTGCTGACGGCGGACCTCGTGTCGGACGTCTTCGGCCTGCCCTGCGAGATCATCGACGACCCCCAGACGCACACGCCGCTCGTGGTGCCGCTGTCGCGCGCCACCGCCTGA
- a CDS encoding ABC transporter ATP-binding protein — MTGPALLEAHGVGRDFVLPRRTLFTPGVVRRGVVDASLAVGASESVGLIGESGSGKSTLVRILLALDRATTGSVTFDGRPVAPGRARDLRWLRRDTGIVLQDPYSSLDPRMRVLDIVAEPLRALDVPGDHRALVTAMLDRVGLPTGSAAGVLDRYPHEFSGGQRQRIAIARALVHSPRLLVGDEPLSALDVTVRAQILELLASLRRERGLALLIVSHDLGLVNHLSDRVAVMHQGRIVEQGTTHDVLRSPQEDYTRRLIAAVPTLDVAPPPA; from the coding sequence GTGACCGGGCCCGCGCTCCTCGAGGCGCACGGTGTCGGCCGCGACTTCGTGCTGCCCCGGCGCACGCTCTTCACCCCCGGCGTCGTGCGGCGCGGGGTCGTCGACGCCTCGCTCGCGGTCGGGGCGTCGGAGAGCGTCGGCCTGATCGGCGAATCGGGGTCGGGCAAGTCGACGCTGGTGCGGATCCTGCTCGCGCTCGACCGCGCCACGACCGGCTCCGTGACGTTCGACGGCCGTCCCGTCGCCCCCGGCCGCGCCCGCGATCTGCGCTGGCTGCGGCGCGACACCGGGATCGTGCTGCAGGATCCCTACTCCTCGCTCGACCCCCGGATGCGCGTGCTCGACATCGTTGCCGAACCCCTCCGGGCGCTCGACGTGCCCGGCGACCACCGGGCCCTCGTCACCGCGATGCTCGACCGCGTCGGGCTCCCGACCGGCTCCGCCGCCGGGGTCCTCGACCGGTACCCGCACGAGTTCAGCGGCGGTCAGCGGCAGCGGATCGCCATCGCCCGCGCGCTCGTGCACTCGCCGCGGCTGCTCGTCGGCGACGAGCCGCTGAGTGCTCTTGATGTGACGGTCCGGGCGCAGATCCTGGAGCTCCTGGCGTCGCTCCGGCGCGAGCGCGGCCTCGCCCTCCTGATCGTGTCGCACGACCTGGGACTCGTGAACCACCTGTCGGACCGCGTCGCCGTCATGCACCAGGGGCGGATCGTCGAGCAGGGCACCACCCACGACGTGCTGCGGTCGCCGCAGGAGGACTACACGCGGCGGCTCATCGCCGCGGTGCCGACTCTCGACGTGGCGCCGCCGCCGGCGTAG
- a CDS encoding multidrug efflux SMR transporter: MGYLFLALAIASEVVATTFLRVVSGPNAPWWPYIVVAVGYVLSFVMLSQTLRAGVPLGIAYAVWAGVGVVLVALISWLVFHEPLTLLQIGGVVLVIAGVGLLELGGARPAQS; the protein is encoded by the coding sequence ATGGGATACCTGTTCCTCGCCCTGGCGATCGCGAGCGAGGTGGTCGCGACCACGTTCCTGCGCGTGGTGAGCGGGCCGAATGCTCCGTGGTGGCCCTACATCGTCGTGGCGGTCGGCTACGTGCTGTCGTTCGTGATGCTGTCGCAGACCCTGCGGGCGGGCGTGCCGCTGGGGATCGCCTACGCCGTCTGGGCGGGGGTCGGGGTGGTCCTGGTCGCTCTGATCAGCTGGCTGGTGTTCCACGAGCCGCTCACCCTGCTGCAGATCGGCGGCGTCGTGCTCGTCATCGCGGGCGTCGGCCTGCTCGAGCTCGGTGGTGCGCGCCCCGCGCAATCCTGA
- a CDS encoding ABC transporter permease translates to MTRFVLSRLVLLVLGLLVASALIFFTLRLLTGDVAQVIAGTQGTADQVAGIRKSLGLDRPLPVQYAAWLGGLLHGDLGRSLVTGSSVSSQLVQKLSVTLPLAGLSLVIGLVLGIPLGVVSALRRRRISGTVISGVAQAFAAVPAVWGGMILIAVFGVAIRLFPTQGYPSDGWADPVQALRSLLLPALTIGVIEGAVILRFTRSATLEAMSQDYVRTAAAKGMTRTRAVVTHGLPNVLLSVVSVLGVQLAALLVGAVLVEQLFALPGVGRMLVQDVGVRDLTKVQGELLALTGLVLILGFVVDLVHRSVDPRLREPGE, encoded by the coding sequence GTGACCCGCTTCGTGCTCTCGCGCCTCGTGCTGCTCGTCCTCGGGCTGCTCGTGGCGAGTGCGCTGATCTTCTTCACGCTCCGTCTTCTGACGGGCGACGTGGCGCAGGTCATCGCGGGCACGCAGGGCACGGCCGACCAGGTCGCCGGGATCCGGAAGAGCCTCGGCCTCGACCGGCCGCTCCCGGTGCAGTACGCCGCCTGGCTCGGCGGCCTCCTCCACGGCGACCTCGGCAGGTCGCTCGTGACGGGTTCGTCCGTGTCGTCTCAGCTCGTCCAGAAGCTCTCCGTCACGCTGCCCCTCGCGGGCCTCTCCCTCGTGATCGGGCTCGTCCTCGGCATCCCCCTCGGCGTCGTCTCGGCGCTCCGCCGGCGCAGGATCAGCGGGACCGTCATCTCGGGCGTCGCCCAGGCCTTCGCAGCGGTCCCCGCGGTCTGGGGCGGGATGATCCTGATCGCGGTGTTCGGGGTCGCGATCCGGCTGTTCCCGACGCAGGGCTACCCGAGCGACGGGTGGGCCGACCCCGTGCAGGCGCTGCGGAGCCTGCTGCTGCCGGCCCTGACGATCGGGGTGATCGAGGGGGCCGTGATCCTGCGCTTCACCCGCTCGGCGACGCTCGAGGCGATGTCGCAGGACTACGTGCGGACCGCGGCCGCCAAGGGGATGACCCGCACCCGGGCGGTCGTCACCCACGGGCTCCCCAACGTGCTGCTCAGCGTCGTGTCGGTGCTCGGGGTGCAGCTGGCCGCCCTGCTCGTCGGCGCCGTGCTCGTGGAGCAGCTCTTCGCCCTGCCGGGGGTCGGCAGGATGCTCGTGCAGGACGTCGGGGTCCGCGACCTCACGAAGGTGCAGGGCGAGCTCCTCGCTCTCACCGGGCTGGTGCTGATCCTCGGCTTCGTGGTCGACCTGGTGCACCGGTCCGTCGATCCGCGCCTCCGGGAGCCGGGCGAGTGA
- a CDS encoding SIP domain-containing protein, which translates to MFLESREPELQPSALRVFFAGDSSAVSDIRSMLEVLPICARGQVFIEVADPSEIVAVEAPGRVTVTWLDRSRRSGRPGTGERCLPGVALERAARAWLGEFFVDREALVTSDYVLWIGGAASFAYDLRHDLAELFHAEATSV; encoded by the coding sequence ATGTTCCTCGAAAGCCGCGAGCCCGAACTCCAGCCCTCTGCACTCCGCGTGTTCTTCGCCGGCGACTCCTCGGCCGTCTCCGACATCCGGTCGATGCTCGAGGTGCTCCCGATCTGCGCTCGGGGTCAGGTCTTCATCGAGGTCGCCGACCCGAGCGAGATCGTCGCTGTCGAGGCTCCGGGTCGAGTGACCGTCACGTGGCTCGACCGCTCACGCCGCTCCGGTCGGCCCGGCACCGGTGAGCGCTGCCTCCCGGGTGTCGCCCTCGAGCGTGCGGCCCGCGCCTGGCTCGGCGAGTTCTTCGTCGACCGCGAGGCGCTCGTCACGAGCGACTACGTCCTCTGGATCGGTGGGGCCGCGTCGTTCGCGTACGACCTCCGCCACGACCTCGCCGAGTTGTTCCACGCCGAGGCGACCTCCGTCTGA
- a CDS encoding amidase, whose translation MFELHHLTAQEQYDWLRRGEVTPRELVDHYLERVGRLDPALGSFVTVTADAARARADELAAAGRSPAPLWGLPLADKDLTDRRGVPTGAGSRLSRGRVPASSSAVVDAVDTAGAISLGKTATPEFGLTSYTETLVGPPTRNPYDLSLGPGGSSGGAAAAVAAGLLPFAPGSDGGGSIRIPAAATGLVGLKPSRGRVPSQSGLTSLGGLAVGGPLARTVADAGMLLDALVSPDGLPPHHRYALRAPENPEGSFLGSAVRGEGRFRIGVTTSSPWDDTYDVRIDPSVDKALRLTIEHLGAVGHEIDDATLPASDYGRWFTVLWKAGAASIPAEGADLELLEPITRWLVERGRALSARDLGEALAGLTAFEASVIEAFDPFDAVLTPTLALPPRPIGWYDAADAERNFEQQCLYAPFTSFVNVAGLPAISLPVHEHEGLPVGVQLIGRPGREDVLLSIGAQLERRIRWQRRHPPGW comes from the coding sequence ATGTTCGAACTCCACCATCTGACGGCGCAGGAGCAGTACGACTGGCTCCGGCGGGGAGAGGTCACGCCGCGCGAGCTGGTCGACCACTACCTCGAGAGGGTGGGGCGTCTCGATCCTGCGCTCGGCTCGTTCGTCACGGTCACGGCCGACGCCGCCCGCGCTCGCGCCGACGAGCTCGCAGCCGCGGGCCGCAGCCCCGCACCGCTCTGGGGCCTGCCGCTGGCCGACAAAGACCTCACCGATCGTCGGGGCGTCCCGACGGGCGCAGGATCGCGGCTCTCCCGCGGGCGCGTCCCCGCCTCCTCGTCTGCCGTCGTCGACGCCGTCGACACCGCCGGCGCCATCAGCCTCGGCAAGACGGCGACACCGGAGTTCGGCCTCACCTCGTACACCGAGACGCTCGTGGGCCCGCCGACCCGCAACCCCTACGACCTCTCGCTCGGTCCCGGAGGCTCCAGCGGGGGAGCGGCGGCGGCGGTGGCGGCGGGGCTCCTGCCGTTCGCTCCCGGATCGGACGGCGGCGGCTCGATCCGCATCCCGGCCGCCGCCACCGGCCTCGTCGGCCTCAAGCCCTCGCGCGGCCGCGTGCCGTCGCAGTCGGGCCTGACCAGTCTCGGCGGACTGGCCGTCGGCGGACCGCTGGCCCGCACCGTCGCCGACGCGGGGATGCTCCTCGACGCCCTCGTCTCGCCCGACGGCCTGCCGCCGCACCACCGCTACGCGCTCCGGGCGCCCGAGAACCCGGAGGGCTCGTTCCTCGGGTCGGCCGTCCGAGGCGAGGGCCGGTTCAGGATCGGCGTGACCACGAGCTCGCCGTGGGACGACACCTACGACGTGCGCATCGACCCGTCCGTCGACAAGGCGCTCCGGCTGACGATCGAGCACCTCGGAGCGGTCGGCCACGAGATCGACGACGCGACGCTCCCCGCCTCCGACTACGGCCGCTGGTTCACCGTCCTCTGGAAGGCGGGCGCCGCGTCGATCCCCGCGGAGGGCGCCGACCTCGAGCTCCTCGAGCCGATCACGCGCTGGCTCGTCGAGCGCGGCCGTGCCCTCTCCGCCCGCGATCTGGGGGAGGCCCTGGCCGGTCTCACGGCCTTCGAGGCCTCCGTGATCGAGGCCTTCGACCCGTTCGACGCCGTCCTGACGCCGACCCTGGCTCTCCCGCCGCGGCCGATCGGCTGGTACGACGCCGCCGACGCGGAGCGGAACTTCGAGCAACAGTGCCTCTACGCGCCGTTCACGTCGTTCGTCAATGTCGCCGGGCTCCCGGCGATCTCGCTGCCCGTCCACGAGCATGAGGGCCTCCCCGTCGGCGTACAGCTGATCGGCCGCCCGGGCCGCGAGGACGTCCTGCTCTCGATCGGGGCCCAGCTCGAGCGCCGCATCCGGTGGCAGCGGCGGCACCCGCCGGGCTGGTAG
- a CDS encoding Type 1 glutamine amidotransferase-like domain-containing protein → MSIHLVGGGWSSGQSEVYELFVAEAATRAGRVGRQVPRIAVLIVVEDDVPSEDYRTGFPALLAAIGPCEPLVTEVVSSDVFDTTVLSDIDGLLVGGGMTPAYFEAIVPLVDQIRLLVGDGLPYLGFSAGAMIAADTAILGGYRIGGVEVCPQDSSEDLDEVTLVQGLGLVDLAIDVHAAQWGTLTRLIAATEAGMVTGGVAIDENTSLVVGEGALVVLGTGSVWRVEPQIDDESGEIVGVSVGTLAVE, encoded by the coding sequence GTGAGCATCCACCTCGTCGGAGGCGGCTGGTCGAGCGGCCAGAGCGAGGTCTACGAGCTGTTCGTCGCCGAGGCCGCGACGCGCGCCGGCCGGGTCGGCCGCCAGGTGCCCAGGATCGCCGTGCTCATCGTGGTCGAGGACGACGTGCCCTCGGAGGACTACCGCACCGGGTTCCCCGCACTCCTCGCCGCGATCGGGCCGTGCGAGCCGCTCGTCACCGAGGTCGTCTCGAGCGACGTCTTCGACACGACCGTCCTCTCCGACATCGACGGGCTCCTCGTCGGCGGCGGGATGACGCCGGCGTACTTCGAGGCGATCGTGCCGCTCGTCGACCAGATCCGCCTCCTCGTGGGCGACGGCCTGCCCTACCTCGGCTTCTCGGCCGGCGCCATGATCGCCGCCGACACGGCGATCCTCGGCGGCTACCGGATCGGCGGCGTCGAGGTGTGCCCGCAGGACTCCTCCGAAGACCTCGACGAGGTCACCCTCGTGCAGGGTCTCGGGCTCGTCGACCTGGCCATCGACGTCCACGCCGCGCAGTGGGGCACGCTGACGCGCCTCATCGCCGCCACCGAGGCCGGCATGGTCACCGGCGGCGTCGCGATCGACGAGAACACCTCGCTGGTCGTCGGCGAGGGCGCCCTCGTCGTGCTCGGCACCGGCAGCGTCTGGCGCGTCGAGCCGCAGATCGACGACGAGTCGGGCGAGATCGTCGGCGTGTCCGTGGGCACGCTCGCGGTGGAGTGA
- a CDS encoding uracil-DNA glycosylase, with product MSSAPAAPRPLADLVDPGWARALEPVAGQVAAMGEFLRGEVAAGHAYLPAGDLILRAFTYPFDDVRVLIVGQDPYPTPGHPVGLSFAVDPHVRPVPRSLGNIYRELRDDLGVPPAPHGDLTAWAENGVLLLNRVLSVRPGTPASHRGKGWEAVTDQAIDALVARGGPLVAILWGRDALSLKPRLGDVPTVESAHPSPLSASRGFFGSKPFSRANELLVAQGGEPVDWRLPADASAPRS from the coding sequence GTGAGCAGCGCCCCCGCAGCCCCGCGACCGCTCGCCGACCTCGTCGACCCGGGCTGGGCGAGGGCTCTCGAGCCGGTCGCCGGACAGGTCGCAGCGATGGGCGAGTTCCTGCGGGGCGAGGTGGCAGCGGGTCACGCGTACCTCCCGGCCGGCGACCTGATCCTGCGCGCCTTCACCTACCCGTTCGACGACGTGCGGGTGCTGATCGTCGGGCAGGATCCGTATCCCACCCCGGGCCACCCCGTGGGCCTCTCGTTCGCCGTCGACCCGCACGTCCGACCCGTGCCGCGGAGCCTCGGCAACATCTACCGCGAGCTCCGCGACGACCTCGGCGTGCCGCCCGCGCCCCACGGCGACCTGACGGCGTGGGCCGAGAACGGCGTCCTGCTGCTCAACCGGGTGCTGAGCGTCCGGCCCGGGACGCCCGCGTCCCATCGAGGCAAGGGCTGGGAGGCGGTGACCGACCAGGCGATCGACGCGCTGGTCGCCCGCGGAGGCCCGCTCGTCGCGATCCTGTGGGGGCGTGACGCGCTGTCGCTGAAGCCGCGGCTCGGCGACGTGCCCACCGTCGAGTCGGCGCACCCGTCGCCGCTGTCGGCGTCGCGCGGGTTCTTCGGGTCGAAGCCGTTCAGCCGGGCGAATGAGCTGCTCGTCGCGCAGGGCGGGGAGCCGGTCGACTGGCGGCTGCCTGCGGATGCGTCCGCCCCGCGGTCGTGA
- a CDS encoding N-acetyltransferase family protein, which translates to MLEEEYQPRRRLPRALQPAPRPETPFSFEIRPAVPEDLPAIRDIYNHYVANSTVTFDEKAMTIRDWRAKYARLQQLEMPILVAESPSGQLLGYTMVFPWQAKAAYRYTVEDSIYLGPASTGKGLGKALLGALIEACREAGIREIIAVIADKNADASIRLHASYGFKEVGRMGRVGFKFDRWLGTVMMQKSLKKLKRPRG; encoded by the coding sequence GTGCTCGAAGAGGAATACCAGCCCCGACGCCGACTGCCGCGCGCCCTCCAGCCGGCGCCTCGACCCGAGACGCCGTTCTCGTTCGAGATCCGGCCAGCGGTCCCCGAAGACCTGCCCGCGATCCGCGACATCTACAACCACTACGTCGCGAACTCGACCGTCACGTTCGACGAGAAGGCGATGACGATCCGCGACTGGCGCGCCAAGTACGCTCGGCTGCAGCAGCTCGAGATGCCGATCCTGGTCGCGGAGTCGCCGTCCGGGCAGCTGCTCGGGTACACGATGGTGTTCCCGTGGCAGGCGAAGGCCGCGTACCGCTACACCGTCGAGGACAGCATCTACCTCGGGCCGGCATCGACCGGCAAGGGTCTCGGCAAGGCCCTGCTCGGCGCGCTCATCGAGGCGTGCCGCGAGGCCGGGATCCGCGAGATCATCGCCGTCATCGCCGACAAGAACGCCGACGCGTCGATCCGGCTGCACGCCTCCTACGGCTTCAAGGAGGTCGGCCGCATGGGCCGGGTCGGCTTCAAGTTCGACCGCTGGCTCGGGACCGTCATGATGCAGAAGTCGCTCAAGAAGCTGAAGAGGCCGCGGGGGTAG
- a CDS encoding ABC transporter substrate-binding protein, which produces MRPARLVAAASLALVTALIAAGCSSSGTTTTQTGKPDTSATVNVGLVLEPTDLDIRTTAGIALDQVLIDNVYQGLVGRTSTNDVVDVLASKHTVSADALTYTFTLHSGVVFDDGHALKASDVVWSLEQVKKTATFQNSADLANVASITSPSADTVVITLSKPDSNLLWALSGRAGLVLEQAATNDLKTTANGTGPYRLASWKQGDNIRLTRFDDYWGSRAEVAGVVFKYYTSPSAGINAVISGDVDVQTAVDATLQSQLTGVDGISLKRGKTTDKYTLAFNDAEAPFTDIRVRKAIREAIDNRAIIKALGGAGVTQGGPIPALDPGYENLSSVDSYDPSDAKRLLREAGHANLTLSLTYANFYPASIGDLLASQLKRVGITLKVTQTDFTTWLNNVYVAHDYQLSIVNHAESHDFGNWANPDYYFGYDNEKVQSLYAESLAATDPAVVDEKLKQAARIVAEDAPADWLYTATTLTAVHDGITGFPTSSTSSRLDLAKLQKSQ; this is translated from the coding sequence ATGCGCCCCGCCCGACTCGTCGCCGCTGCCTCGCTCGCCCTCGTCACCGCCCTGATCGCGGCGGGCTGCAGCTCGTCCGGCACCACGACCACCCAGACCGGCAAGCCCGACACCTCGGCCACGGTCAACGTCGGCCTCGTCCTCGAGCCGACCGACCTCGACATCCGGACGACCGCCGGAATCGCACTCGACCAGGTCCTGATCGACAACGTCTACCAGGGCCTCGTCGGCCGCACCTCGACGAACGACGTCGTCGACGTCCTGGCGTCGAAGCACACGGTCTCGGCCGACGCGCTGACCTACACGTTCACGCTGCACAGCGGCGTCGTGTTCGACGACGGCCACGCCCTCAAGGCCTCCGACGTCGTGTGGTCGCTCGAGCAGGTCAAGAAGACGGCCACGTTCCAGAACTCCGCCGACCTCGCGAACGTCGCCTCGATCACCTCGCCGTCCGCCGACACGGTCGTCATCACGCTGTCGAAGCCCGACTCGAACCTGCTCTGGGCCCTCAGCGGCCGGGCGGGCCTCGTGCTCGAGCAGGCCGCGACCAACGACCTCAAGACCACCGCGAACGGCACCGGGCCCTACCGCCTCGCCAGCTGGAAGCAGGGCGACAACATCCGCCTGACCCGCTTCGACGACTACTGGGGAAGCCGGGCCGAGGTCGCGGGCGTCGTCTTCAAGTACTACACGAGCCCCTCAGCCGGCATCAACGCCGTCATCTCGGGCGATGTCGACGTCCAGACGGCCGTCGACGCGACCCTCCAGTCGCAGCTGACCGGGGTCGACGGCATCTCGCTGAAGCGCGGGAAGACGACCGACAAGTACACGCTCGCCTTCAACGACGCCGAGGCGCCCTTCACCGACATCCGGGTGCGGAAGGCGATCCGCGAGGCGATCGACAACAGGGCGATCATCAAGGCCCTCGGCGGCGCCGGCGTCACGCAGGGCGGACCGATCCCCGCTCTCGACCCCGGCTACGAGAACCTCTCGAGCGTCGACTCCTACGACCCGAGCGATGCGAAGAGGCTGCTGCGCGAGGCCGGCCACGCGAACCTGACCCTGAGCCTCACCTACGCCAACTTCTACCCGGCCTCGATCGGCGACCTCCTCGCCTCGCAGCTCAAGAGGGTCGGCATCACCCTGAAGGTCACGCAGACCGACTTCACGACCTGGCTGAACAACGTCTACGTCGCCCACGACTACCAGCTCAGCATCGTGAACCACGCCGAGTCGCACGACTTCGGCAACTGGGCGAACCCCGACTACTACTTCGGCTACGACAACGAGAAGGTGCAGTCCCTCTACGCGGAGTCCCTCGCCGCCACCGACCCGGCGGTCGTCGACGAGAAGCTGAAGCAGGCGGCCCGGATCGTGGCGGAGGACGCCCCCGCCGACTGGCTGTACACGGCGACCACGCTGACCGCCGTGCACGACGGGATCACCGGTTTCCCGACGTCGTCGACGTCGTCCCGCCTCGACCTGGCGAAGCTGCAGAAGTCGCAGTGA
- a CDS encoding phosphoribosyltransferase, whose amino-acid sequence MVLLPDESPLEPGAEAPEAPSRDSSREILGWLEFGEAARELAQDVLASGFRPDVVVAIARGGLVLAGSIAYALDTKMCGSINVEFYTGVGSVLDRPVILPPALDAPALAGKRVLLADDVSDSGRTLELVRDILRGHGADVHTVCLYSKPRTILEPDHVWRHTADWITFPWSALPPVTVST is encoded by the coding sequence ATGGTTCTCCTTCCCGACGAAAGTCCGCTCGAACCCGGCGCCGAAGCCCCTGAAGCCCCCTCGCGAGACTCCTCGCGCGAGATCCTGGGCTGGCTCGAATTCGGAGAGGCGGCGCGAGAACTCGCTCAAGACGTCCTCGCCTCGGGCTTCCGCCCCGACGTCGTCGTGGCCATCGCCCGCGGAGGCCTCGTCCTCGCGGGCAGCATCGCGTACGCCCTCGACACCAAGATGTGCGGTTCCATCAACGTGGAGTTCTACACCGGGGTCGGCAGCGTCCTCGACCGCCCCGTGATCCTGCCCCCGGCCCTCGACGCCCCGGCCCTCGCCGGCAAGCGCGTCCTGCTCGCCGACGACGTCTCCGACTCGGGCCGGACCCTCGAGCTGGTGCGCGACATCCTGCGCGGCCACGGCGCCGACGTCCACACGGTCTGCCTCTACTCGAAGCCGCGCACGATCCTCGAGCCCGACCACGTCTGGCGCCACACGGCCGACTGGATCACCTTCCCCTGGAGCGCCCTGCCCCCGGTGACGGTGTCCACGTGA